GACGTCGGAGAGGACGTCCAGGTCGGTGCCGTCCTCGGCGGTGACCACCCAGGCCGCGTCGCGGAAGAGGTCCGCCCGGCCCGCGTCCCAGCCGGACCTCGACGTGCCGGCCATGGGGTGGCCGCCGACGTAGCGGGCGTGCGGCGCGACCCGCGCGACGAGGTCGGCGACCGGGCCCTTGACGCTGACCACGTCGGTGAGGCGGACGCCCTCGGGGAGGGCGCGCAGCACGTTCTCCACAGCCGGCAGCGGAACGGCCACGACGACGAGCGCGTCCTGTACAACCGCGCGTTCGAGGGCGGCGGCGAGGTCGACGACGTCGTAGCCGTCCCGCGCCGCGGCCCGCGCGTCGTCCTCCGAGGCGGTCGCGCCCCAGGTCACGTGACCCGCCGCCGCTGCCGCGCGCAGCACCGACCCGCCGATCAACCCCAGCCCGACCACGCACACGCTTCGCACGGCGCACATCCTGCCGGCGCCCCGGCGTGCGAGGGATTCCGGAGTTGTCCACAGGTCGGAGATCGGCGCTCGCGGCTTCGCCCGGCCGCCGGCACGGTCGGGGTCATGAACACGACCCCGACCGCACCGCGGTCCTCCGCGACCACCACCGCACCGCGGTCCTCCGCGACCCTGACGGCGCTGCGGTCTGCCGCGACCCCGACCGCACCGCGGTCTGCCGCGACCACCGCCGCACCGCGGTCCGCCGCGACCACCGCCGCCACCACCACCGCACTCGCGCCGCCCGTGCTCCGACCGGCGGCCGCCTCGCGCCGCCACCCGGCTGCTCCCCGCCCGTCGCCGGTCCCCCGGCCTCCCCGGGGCGGCCCGCCCCCCGGCCTACCTCAGGGCGTCGAGCGCGAACGCGGTGTAGACGACCACCCCGTGCTCCATCGCGGCCTCGTCGAAGAGCACCCGGTTGGAGTGGTTGGGCTCGGCCTGCGCCAGCTCGACCCCGCGCGGGCAGGCACCCAGGAACGCGATCGCCCCCGGCACCCGCTGCAGCACGTAGGAGAAGTCCTCGGCCCCCATCAGCGGGTCCTCCATCGGCGCGGCCCAGCGCGGACCCAGCGCCGCCGCCGTGATGTCCACGACGTGCGGACCGACCTCGGCGTCGTTCACCGTGACCGGGTAGCCGGGCACGATCTCCACCTCGGCGGTGCAGCCGTGCGCGGCGGCCACGTGCTCCACGACCTGCCGCAGCTCGCGGTGCACCAGCGCCCTGGTGTCCTCCGACAGCGTCCGGACGGTGCCCTCGACCAGGGCGGTCTCCGGGATGATGTTGGTGGTCGTGCCCGCGGCGATCCGGCCGATGGTGACCACGGCCGGCTGGTGCACGCTGACCCGCCGGGCGACCATCGTCTGCAGCGCGCCGACCATGGCGGCGGCGGGCGGCACCGGGTCCACCGCGTCGTGCGGCATGCCGCCGTGCCCGCCGCGACCGGTGACGGTGACGTGGAAGGTGTCGGCCGAGGCCATCGTGGGGCCGGGGCGGGAGACGACGACGCCGGACTGCAGCGTCGAGGTGATGTGCAGGGCGAACGCCTTCTCCACCGGCGTGCCCGCCGCGTCCAGCACGCCCTCGTCGAGCATGTGCCGGGCGCCGTGCTGGCCCTCCTCGCCCGGCTGGAACATGAACACGACCTGCCCGGCCAGCGCCTCCCGCCGCGACGACAGCAGGCGGGCGGCCGAGGCCAGCATGGCGACGTGCGTGTCGTGGCCGCAGGCGTGCATGGTGCCGTCGACCTCGGAGGAGTAGGCCAGCCCGGTCTCCTCCCGGAGCGGCAGGGCGTCCATGTCGCCGCGCAGCAGCACGGTCGGCCCCGGCCGGGCGCCCCGCAGCACGGCGGTGACCGAGCTGCACGACTCGCCGGTGGTCACCTCCAGCGGCAGGCCGGACAGCGCGTGCCGGATCGCGGCCTGGGTCGCGGGCAGGTCCAAGCCCTGCTCGGGGTGCTTGTGCACCTGCCGGCGCAGCGCCACGGTCCTCGGCTGGAGGGCCCTGGCAGCCTCC
This portion of the Saccharothrix syringae genome encodes:
- a CDS encoding M20 metallopeptidase family protein; translation: MSTTLPHTLTTAAEPRFTGLVEAARALQPRTVALRRQVHKHPEQGLDLPATQAAIRHALSGLPLEVTTGESCSSVTAVLRGARPGPTVLLRGDMDALPLREETGLAYSSEVDGTMHACGHDTHVAMLASAARLLSSRREALAGQVVFMFQPGEEGQHGARHMLDEGVLDAAGTPVEKAFALHITSTLQSGVVVSRPGPTMASADTFHVTVTGRGGHGGMPHDAVDPVPPAAAMVGALQTMVARRVSVHQPAVVTIGRIAAGTTTNIIPETALVEGTVRTLSEDTRALVHRELRQVVEHVAAAHGCTAEVEIVPGYPVTVNDAEVGPHVVDITAAALGPRWAAPMEDPLMGAEDFSYVLQRVPGAIAFLGACPRGVELAQAEPNHSNRVLFDEAAMEHGVVVYTAFALDALR